A portion of the Drosophila sechellia strain sech25 chromosome 2R, ASM438219v1, whole genome shotgun sequence genome contains these proteins:
- the LOC6609767 gene encoding uncharacterized protein LOC6609767, with protein sequence MALLLVSECQTARKWDYEPISIETYSSDESLIKLDIKIERINRGVFGVTVKVDWNYDTTDETMVEANVLRSSTGDVSDYKLLPWAIPQQSLYEHMNTYYKDVSMKNFKHCSNIPQFEGKFQPPLPKQTYFGNKCVIDGDGLPEIVPAGFYMIIIKCYGPGQPTWNTTSVFKITPKLM encoded by the exons ATGGCACTCCTGCTTGTGAGTGAGTGCCAAACGGCG CGGAAATGGGACTATGAACCCATATCCATCGAAACCTACTCATCCGATGAGAGTCTAATAAAACTAGATATCAAGATTGAGCGCATTAATCGCGGAGTGTTTGGAGTGACAGTCAAGGTCGACTGGAACTACGATACGACTGATGAAACCATG GTCGAGGCCAATGTCCTTCGAAGCTCGACGGGTGATGTCAGTGACTACAAGCTGCTTCCTTGGGCCATTCCCCAGCAATCGCTATACGAACATATGAACACCTATTACAAGGATGTGTCGATGAAGAACTTTAAGCACTGCTCCAATATTCCGCAATTCGAGGGCAAATTCCAACCGCCATTGCCAAAGCAGACCTATTTTGGCAACAAATGCGTGATCGATGGCGATGGGTTGCCAGAAATTGTTCCTGCCGGATTCTATATGATTATAATCAAATGCTATGGACCAGGTCAACCCACATGGAACACTACTTCAGTTTTTAAAATCACGCCCAAATTAATGTAA
- the LOC116800694 gene encoding LOW QUALITY PROTEIN: uncharacterized protein LOC116800694 (The sequence of the model RefSeq protein was modified relative to this genomic sequence to represent the inferred CDS: inserted 1 base in 1 codon), giving the protein TGYINTSHRALLPSFILSVLILLAIVLVSRCGEARKWDYEPVSIIASSSDDSLIKIEPSIVRLGRGKFGVSVLVEWNYDTTDETMVGKCIEGSGDESDYKLLPWAIPMQSFYDYLNTYYKDVIMKNFAPCCNVPQFEDKFQPPWPKQTYIGDKCVIEGEGLPDIVPPGFYKIIFNCTGPDQPFXIFKIINKMF; this is encoded by the exons AGTCTTAATATTGTTGGCAATTGTGCTAGTCAGTAGATGTGGAGAAGCG CGGAAATGGGACTACGAACCAGTATCGATCATCGCCTCATCTTCGGACGACAGTCTAATAAAGATAGAGCCCAGTATTGTTCGCTTAGGGCGTGGAAAGTTTGGAGTATCAGTCCTGGTGGAGTGGAACTATGACACCACTGATGAGACGATGGTGGGAAAATGTATTGAGGG TTCGGGAGATGAGTCCGACTACAAGCTGCTCCCTTGGGCCATTCCTATGCAATCCTTTTACGACTATCTCAACACCTACTACAAGGATGTGATAATGAAGAACTTTGCTCCCTGCTGCAATGTGCCGCAGTTCGAGGACAAATTCCAACCGCCTTGGCCGAAACAAACGTATATCGGTGACAAATGCGTCATTGAAGGCGAAGGATTGCCGGATATCGTGCCACCTGGATTCTACAAGATTATATTTAATTGTACTGGACCTGATCagccat aaatttttaaaataataaataaaatgttttag
- the LOC6609768 gene encoding uncharacterized protein LOC6609768, with amino-acid sequence MISCCSLLFLLATLLIDGCKAGRNWDYEPLSLTSYSSDESLLKITTKVDRLGRSDYAFSMTMDWNYDVDKDTMVEADVYHCSSGDEDDYKMMPWSIPKQPFFEYLNGFYKDAFIKNVGHCSNMVQFEGDFVPPWPRNVYKLDKCVASGEGLPDIAPEGFFKLEYKMTGQVDWGFTMIVKVSPKVI; translated from the exons ATGATTTCGTGTTGCTCGTTGCTGTTTTTGCTCGCTACGCTGCTGATCGATGGCTGCAAAGCAGGA CGAAACTGGGACTACGAGCCCTTATCCTTGACATCCTATAGCTCAGATGAGAGTCTCTTGAAGATCACCACAAAAGTTGATCGACTTGGGCGCAGCGATTACGCATTTTCCATGACAATGGACTGGAACTACGATGTGGATAAGGACACCATG GTGGAGGCAGACGTTTATCACTGCTCATCGGGTGACGAAGACGACTACAAAATGATGCCCTGGTCCATTCCCAAACAGCCTTTTTTCGAGTATCTAAACGGTTTCTACAAGGACGCGTTCATCAAGAATGTGGGCCATTGCTCCAATATGGTGCAGTTCGAGGGCGATTTTGTGCCACCATGGCCACGAAATGTTTACAAGTTGGACAAATGTGTGGCCAGTGGCGAGGGACTGCCGGATATCGCACCAGAGGGTTTCTTCAAGTTAGAGTATAAAATGACCGGTCAGGTGGATTGGGGTTTCACCATGATTGTTAAGGTCTCGCCAAAGGTTATTTAA